One Suricata suricatta isolate VVHF042 chromosome 15, meerkat_22Aug2017_6uvM2_HiC, whole genome shotgun sequence DNA segment encodes these proteins:
- the CCNE2 gene encoding G1/S-specific cyclin-E2: MSRRSSRLQAKQQPQPSQTDSPQEAQIIQAKKKKTAQDVKKRKEEVTKRHQYEIRNCWPPVLSGGISPCIIIETPHKEIGTSDFSRFTNYRFKNLFINPSPLPELSWGCSNDVWLNMLKKETRYVHDKHFEVLHSDLEPQMRSILLDWLLEVCEVYTLHRETFYLAQDFFDRFMLTQKDINKNMLQLIGITSLFIASKLEEIYAPKLQEFAYVTDGACSEEDILRMELIILKALKWELCPVTVISWLNLFLQVDALKDAPKVLLPQYSQEKFIQIAQLLDLCILAIDSLEFQYRILAAAAVCHFTSIEVVKKASGLEWDNISECVDWMVPFASVVKSTSPVKLKIFKKISMEDRHNIQTHTNYLAMLEEVNYVNSFRKGGQLSPVCSGGIMTPPKSTEKPPGKH, translated from the exons ATGTCAAGACGCAG TAGCCGTTTGCAAGCTAAGcagcagccccagcccagccagaCGGACTCCCCTCAAGAAGCCCAGATAATTCaggccaagaagaaaaaaacagctcAG gatgtcaaaaaaagaaaagaggaggtcACCAAGAGACATCAGTATGAGATCAGG aattGTTGGCCACCTGTATTATCTGGGGGGATCAGTCCTTGCATCATCATTGAAACACCACACAAAGAAATAGGAACAAGTGACTTCTCCAGATTTACaaattacagatttaaaaatctttttattaatcCTTCACCTTTGCCTGAATTAAG TTGGGGATGCTCAAATGATGTTTGGCTAAACATGCTAAAGAAAGAGACTAGATATGTTCATGACAAACATTTTGAAGTTCTTCATTCTGACTTGGAACCACAGATGAGGTCAATACTTCTAGACTGGCTTTTAGAG GTATGTGAAGTATACACACTTCATAGAGAAACATTTTACCTTGCACAAGACTTTTTTGACAGATTTATGTTGACACAAAaggacataaataaaaatatgcttcaaCTCATTGGAATTACCTCATTATTCATTGCTTCTAAACTTGAG GAAATCTATGCTCCTAAGCTCCAAGAGTTTGCTTATGTCACCGATGGTGCTTGCAGTGAAGAGGATATCTTAAGAATGGAACTTATTATATTAAAG GCTTTAAAATGGGAACTCTGTCCTGTAACAGTCATCTCCTGGCTAAATCTCTTCCTCCAAGTTGATGCTCTTAAAGATGCTCCTAAAGTTCTTCTACCTCAGTATTCTCAGGAAAAGTTCATTCAAATAGCTCAG CTTTTAGATCTGTGTATTCTAGCCATCGACTCATTAGAGTTCCAGTACAGAATCCTGGCTGCCGCTGCCGTGTGCCACTTTACTTCTATTGAAGTGGTTAAGAAAGCCTCAG GTTTGGAATGGGACAACATTTCTGAATGTGTAGACTGGATGGTACCTTTTGCCAGTGTAGTAAAAAGTACTAGTCCTGTGAAGCTGAAGATTTTTAAGAAGATTTCTATGGAAGATAGACACAATATCCAGACGCATACAAATTACCTGGCTATGTTG GAAGAAGTAAATTACGTAAACAGCTTTCGAAAGGGAGGACAGTTGTCACCAGTGTGCAGTGGAGGCATTATGACACCGCCGAAGAGCACTGAAAAACCACCAGGAAAACACTAA